The Paenibacillus sp. FSL R7-0345 DNA segment TACCGCTTCCCTGCTGGTTGTGCTTAAGGATGCCGTAAATGGTATTTTAAATGTATTAATTTCCAGTTTAATCTTTACTTATCTGCCTCTTATTAAATGGCCGTCATTCCAAAAACGCAAAATGTCGAGCTCTCTTCATGATGTGCTTTTCAACATATTTGTCACACTTACCTTTATAACTTTGCTTCTGGTGACGGTGATGATCGGCCATGAACAGTATCACAACATGAATGAAAAAATAAAGTCAGAGACTGAACGAGATTCGGCTATCATCTGCGATGATCTCACAGAGTGGGGAAAAGTTCATGTTGCCGCAGTGAATACTTTATCGATGGCGGCGGCTGAGAATAGGATGGAAAAGATGGATTCCTTGCAGCGCCATGTGGCTTATCTACTGGCGTCATATCCCGATTTTATTACATCATACATTGCTGATCGTAACGGAGTTACAAAGCTGTTCTCTCCATTACTGAATGACAAAGGAGAGTCAACGATTGGCTTAAGCTTCTCGGATCGGCCTTACTTTGAATATATGAAAGAAAAACACCAATCCGTTGTTTCCGATGTGTTTCTTGGAAGAGGCGGCGTTAACGAGCCCATTGTGGTTGTAGGCTCCCCTATTATGATTAGCGGCGAATTTACAGGGGTGGCCGTAGGCGCTCTAAATCTTAACTATGTTACAACAGAGTTAAAAAAGCTGGCGAATAATAGACTAATGAATATCACAATCGTAGATAGGCATGACAAGGTTATTGCGAGTACTCGTGATGAACTAGCCGTTATGAACCTGTATAACTGGGCAGAAGGGGGCGAAGTAAGTGAAATAATTGATGGTTTGTATTATTGGTTCCCGGATGCTGTCAGAAATCCAATGAGAAGATGGGGAGAATCCTCCTATTTCAAGATCATGACAATTCCGCAAATGGGTGATTGGAGTATTATTGTCGAGACACCGATTGCCCCCTATCGCGACCGCTTATATAGCTACTACATAAAAATATTCAGTATTTTATTGGCCTGTGGATTGATATTTATTTTTATTTCTAATGTAATCAGTGGAATCATTGTTCGACCGATTAAGCTTTTGACCTACACAACCACCAATTTACCTGAGAAAATAGCCAAGAACCAGATCGTGAACTGGAAAGGAAGCTTTATACAAGAAATTAATACGCTTATATCTAACAGCAGGGATACGGCCGCGAGACTTCAAAGCATGTTTGCTGAGATTCAACTCCTCGCCTATTACGACAGCTTGACCGGTTTACCCAATAGAGTCTACTTTAATCAACGATTACAAGCTTACTTGGAGGAAGCCGGCGACTATGGTCACACAGCCGCAGTTCTATTCATCGATCTAGATCGATTTAAGATGGTAAATGATACGTTCGGTCATACAAGTGGCGATCAGTTATTAAAGCTGGTAGTTGTGAGGGTTCAAGAATGTCTTGGTCAGGATGCGATCCTCTCAAGAATGGGTGGAGATGAATTCATCGCCTTACTTCCCAACATGACCCGCGAACAATCGGAACAAATCGCCCAAGCTGTTCTTGCGGCATTTAAGATACCCATTTCGCTAAGTGATCATGAGGTCTATACCACACCAAGTATCGGTATCAGCCTCTTTCCAAGGGATGGAGACAGTGAGATGGAACTTATTAAGAATGCAGATCAAGCGATGTACATGGTTAAAAAGACAGGGCGTAATGGTTACAGTTTCTATGAGGGGAAGCTTAATACGTCATTATCAAACCAAATGAGCTTGGAGACTATGCTTCATAAAGCTTTAGATAATCATGAGTTTGAACTATTCTATCAGCCCCGGATGGAATTGAAGACAGGCCAAATTATCGGACTAGAGGCTCTGATTCGATGGCGCCATCCCGTTCAGGGTATGATTAGCCCCGCGGAATTTATACCGATTGCCGAAGAAAGCGGTCTGATTAGCCCCATTGGAGAATGGGTGTTACGGACAGCCTGTTCGCAAAATAAAGCTTGGCAGAATGAGGGCTACAAGCCAGTCTGTGTCTCCGTTAATCTATCCGTAAGGCAATTCAAGGATAAGGATCTGGTTCGGAACATCTCTGGCATCTTGAATGAGACCCAGCTTGATCCACGATACTTGGAGCTGGAGATTACTGAAAATATAAGTATGAACAATGAAGAACAGGTACTCTCCACTTTACAGGAGATAAGAAAGTTAGGCGTTAAGATCTCCATTGATGATTTTGGAACAGGGTATTCTTCATTGAATTATCTTGTGAACTACCCAATCGATTTCCTTAAAATTGATCAGTCCTTCGTTCGTAACATTCAGAGCCAATCAAATGATGTGTCCATTGTGAAAGCTATCATTTTCATCGCACATAGCATCGGTTTAAAAGTGGTCGCGGAAGGCGTCGAAACGGAGGATCAATTGAACTTGCTGCGTGAATTGGAGTGTGATGATGTCCAGGGATATTTAATAAGCAAGCCAGTACAATGTGAAGAGGTAAGGAATTTCTTATAAGGGAGCTCCATATGGAGTAAGTGAAAAAGTCATTAGCCAGTATTCTGGGTGATGGCTTTTTTCTGGTAGGCCCAGTATGATATTGTGAATCAGGATGCAGTACTTGATTTACTATTAAGCAAATGTAAACTATAGTTAGTTTCGTGTCGAAATACAAGGATTAATATGAGGTGAACACGATTGTGTATAGAAATTCTCTAGTATTTAAAATTACTGCGGGAACGTCTGTGGTGATGATTGTTCTTTTTTCAGTCATCATTACCAGTAATCTTTTCTCCTTACGCGTTATAAGGACAAATACGGTCAATTCAGCTATGAACGAAATGAAGACTTATAATCGCGATATCAATTATTCCTTAAATAATGCGCTGAAGGATCTGAATGATGCAGCATTAAACGTAAATGCCTTTTCCGAATTGAACAGTGGCAGCGAATCTAAAAGATACTTTGCGGCGGTGAAATTGTCGGACATTTTGACGGAACGAATCAGTTTAAGCACAATAACCGATACCCTGGCCGTGTATAACAAACCGTTCGACAGCCTAATATTAAGCAGTAGCAGCAGAGTGTCAACCCTGGAAAAGGTAGCCGTATCGGATATGATCCGAACCGTTCTGGCACAGCGGGAGTACGCCCTTCATGATAAATGGTTTAACGTATGGATCAATGACCAGATGTTTTTTTATAAAGGATATAATTTCTCAGGCACGATCATTGTTTCTTTGGTCAAAGCAGATACATTGATGTCATTTGTAAATGTCATGGAGTTTAATTCAGATCAGCTTGTTGTTTTAACTGATTTGGCGGGGAATCCTTTATACACAGCGGCGAATGGGGGGCTATCCGGGATCGCTTACCCTTTACCAAATGGGGGGAGCGAGGTCAGCAAGTTATACGATAAATACATTATGGTGTCGACAGAACAGGAGACGAGTACTACAAGACTCTCGACAATCATTAAGGAAAAAAGTATATTGCTGGGTCTTGGATATATTCAGTGGATCATCGCGTTTCTGGGTATTATATCCCTAATTATAATGCCCTTTGTCATCTTTTATTTAAGAAAGGAAATCATAGTACCGATAAAGGCGCTTGTAGTAGGTACCAAAAGACTTGAACAAGGTAATCTGGATTATCAGGTAGCGGAAGAAGGGAGTTCTCTGGAATTTCGGACCCTAAATCATTCGTTTAATTCAATGGTGACAGAAATTAAAAATCTGAAGATAAGTCAATATGAGCGAAAGATCGAACTGCAAAAGGCCGAGTTAAAGTACCTGCAAATGCAGATCAGGCCTCACTTCTTCTTAAATGCGCTTACAACCATACACAGTCTGACTTTCAAAGATAAAAATGAGGATATCCGAGCATTTATCGATGCCTTATCTAATCATCTCAGGTATATGTTCAAGGGAGGCCTAAATAAAGTAACGGTCAGCGAAGAGATAGAGTATATAAAAAACTTTTTTTATATGCAGGAAATCCGTTTTCCCGACAGTGTATTTTATGTGTTTGATATAGAACCATCCCTTATGCAGAAGCAGATTCCGCAGTTTATCATACACACCTTTATTGAAAACTCCTTTAAACATGCTATGACATTGGATGAGCCTCTCTCGCTCTTCATCCAGATAAAACGGATTACCGATGAGGGTAAAGAAGCGATGAGGATAGTGATCGAGGATAGCGGGGAGGGTTTTCCTGATGAAATCTTGGAGAAAGTCAACAAGTCTGATGGGGTTAGCTCCATGGACGGGTATAGAATTGGAATTTCGAACATCAAAAGAACGTTAGCCTTGCTATACGGCAACAGTAGCCTTTTAAGAATATCCAATGTGGAATCACTGGGAGGACGAGTTGAGTTCATTATTCCCATAGATAAGGAGGATCAGCTTTGAAGCTGCTTATTGTTGAAGACGACCTGCTTACAGCAGAGGTGGTGCGTGACTCTATAGATTGGAAAGAGTTGGGAATCCATGAGACGGTTATGGTCCATAATGCTGCCGGGGCAAAGAAGATTTTTGAAGAGGATACACCCGATATTGTATTATGTGATATTGAAATGCCAAAGGAATCAGGGCTGGAGTTATTGAAGTGGGTTCGTTCAGAGCATTACACCAGTGAGTTTATCTTCCTAACGAATCACGAGAATTTTCATTTTGTTTCATTGGCGCTGGAATATACTGCGATTGGATATCTTACTAAACCGTTAAATATTGAGAAAATTAAAATAGCCGTTTTAAAAGCTGCTGAAAAGATAAACTTAAAAAATGAGCTTCACCGTTATAGCGAATATGGCCAATACTGGCTGAATAATAAAAGATTAATATTGGAAAACTTCTGGAGGGATCTTCTCTTTAATAAAATTACACCCGAACCGTCTGTGATAGAATATGAAGCTACAAAGAGAAACCTATCGATTGACTTGAAGGGACATTACCGTTTGGTCTTGGTGAGTGTGATTAAATCTGAGAATCAAGGCACCTCATGGGATGATTCAAGCTTCGAATATATTTTGACCAAGATATCTTCGGAAGTGATCCTTGAGGAATTGGGGCTTGAAAATGTAATTTTCTATGTGACAGACAGAAACTATTATGTGAGCATTATTGTAAGTGGAGTGGTGACAGACCAACAGATAAAAGAACGATGCGAGGCATTTATCAACACCTGCAAAAAATATCTGAGACGCATGGTTGCGTGCTATATTTCAGGCACAGGCAAACTTAAGACACTGGCTGAGAGTCGAAGAAAGCTGGAGGAAGTGGATCAGAATAATTTTATCTTGCGAAGCAAGGTGTTTTTCGAGGGAGATACAGATCTTCTCAACTTTACAGGACAGTATGCTCCTGATATTGGTACCCTCAGAGAAATGTTTGAAAAGGGCGAAAAACTGAAAATTGTAAATTTAATTAAGAATGATCTGGAGCTGCTGGTCGCTAAGAATAGTCTGGATGCCTCGACGATGTATTCCATTCATCAGGATTTTATGCAGATTGTATATGCATTTTTATATACTAAAGGGATACAGGCTCACCGATTGTTCTCGGATCCTTTATCGAAGCAGTTGAACCATAGTGCCAATAACTCTGTGTTTGACATGATGAAATGGGTGCATTTTATTTCTACAAGAACAATTGATTATGTGGAGGAAGTTAAAAAATCGGAGAGCATTATTGATAAAGCAAAACAGTTTATCTATGAACATTACATGGAGGATATTACAAGAAACGACGTAGCTGCAAGCGTTTTCCTTACCCCGGAATATTTTGCAAAGTTGTTCAAAGCCGAAACCGGGATCGTAATCAAGGATTTTATTAACCAATGCAGAATAGGAAGGGCCAAGGAACTGCTACTAAACAGCGATATCAGTATAAGCGAAATTGCCTTTCAAGTAGGGTTCGATAACTTCTCGTATTTCTCCACCGTGTTCAAAAAAATAACCGGCGTCAGTCCGCAGATATTCCGCAAGGAGGTTGGAGAGTAACATTCCACCTCCTTTCTTTAATGGCTTAAAAACGAAAAAGTCTCACTTGTTTTTGAAATCGAAAAATCAAAGGGGCAGCTATAATAAACCTGTAGAAGTTCTTGATTAACTAAATGGGGGATGTAAATGAGAAGAACTAAACGTTTTCAAAGTGTATTGTTGGCAACAGCTCTTTCAGCATCTTTATTGGCAGCATGCAGCAATGGGAATACCCAGGAATCTGGAGAGGACAGTAAGAGTAAGCCGGATGAAATTGTATATTCATTCGTAACTTTTAACAAGATACCGGAAAGCACACAAAATGTTGAAGAGGAAATCAACAAGATTACGGTTCCAAAAATCAATGTAAAAGTAAAACTGAAACCGCTAGCAATTTCGAGTTATGCGCAGCAGGTCAATCTCGACATTGCAAGTGGCGAAAAACTGGACATTTTCCACACTTTAGGGGATCTGAATCAGTACATTTCCAAGAACATGGCCCTGCCGCTAGACGATTTGCTCGATAAATATGGTCAAGAGACTAAAAGCATACTAGGTGAAGATTTCCTGAAGTCAACCCAAGCCAATGGAAAAACCTATGCGATTCCTGCATATAAAGGATATGCGTTGGCACCTAACTTGGTTTATAGAAAAGACATTATGGAAGAGCTTGGAGTTTCACCAAGCACGATTACAAGTATCGCAGATCTGGATGCTCTGTTTGCAAAGCTAAAAGCCAAGTATCCGGATATCGTTCCCATTGCGCCTGCTAATCAGGGGATTTCCGGCGTGTTAAACACTTTGGATAACATCGATTTTCTGACAGATGATATGTTCAAACCGACTGCAGTTTTGGTTGGAGACAGCACCAAAGTGGTCAATTTCTACGAAACAGAACAATTTAAAGAGGCAATTAAAATTGCCAGAGATTGGTATAATAAAGGCTATATTCAAAAGGATGCTGCTACATCCAATGTGCTGGCTACCGAACTGATGTCGTCTGATCGGGGATTTTCCTATATAGCAAGTTACGCGGGAATGGAATCGGGCGCTCAAATATCCGGCATGACAGGCAAGCCTGTTGACATGGTGCGACTGGCTCAGCCTTATCTATCGACAACCAGTGTAAACGCAGTTAGCTGGGCAATTTCTGCAAACAGTGCGAATCCCGAAGCTGCCATGAAATTCCTGAATTTAACCTATTCGGATAAAGAGATTGTGAATCTGATCGTTTATGGAATCGAAGGTGAAAGCTATAAGAAAATCGATGCTGATCACGTGAACTTTCCTGACGGCAGCGACGCAAATTCAGTTCCTTATACAGCTCAGCTTAGTTCGGGCATTGTAGGAAATATGTTTAATCAATTTGCACTCGAAGGACAAAGTATGGATGATATGAAGCTCATGGATAGTGAGAATAAATCGTCTGCCAAGTCGAAGGCGTTTGGATTTACTTTTGACAGTTCGAGTCTTAAAGCAGAATACTCTTCAGTCTTGAATGTAATTAACCAGTACTTGCCCGGCCTGAACTGCGGCGTGTTGGACCCTGATACAGAGCTTCCTAACTTTATTAAAGCTCTGAAAGATGCCGGAATGGACCGAATTGTTGCGGAGAAACAGAAACAGCTTGATGCCTGGCTCTCCCAAAATTAAATACATTACCAACATAAGTGAAGTGAAGATATCAATCTTCACTTCACTTATCACTGGGAAGGATATGGATATGGAGAAAACAGCGAAACGCAACAGCAGAAAAAATACATGGTCGTTATTGATGCTGACTCTCCCGGGGTTGGCGTACTTGTTAATTAATAATTATATTCCGATGGCCGGAGTGATTATAGCTTTTAAAAGTCAAAATTTTGCAAAAGGGATTTTTGGCGGGGAATGGATTGGCTTTGAGAACTTTGCATTCTTATTTAAAACCAAAGATGCCTGGATCATGACCAGAAATACAATTCTTTATAATCTGGCTTTTATAGTTATCGGGACGGTTTGTGCTATTTTCTTAGCACTGCTGATGACAGAATTAACCAAAAAGGTATTTTCTAAATTATATCAAAATGCACTGATACTTCCGAGTGTAATTTCCATGGTAGTCGTATCGTATATTGCGTTCTCATTTCTGAATTCAGATTCCGGGCTTATGAATAAGAGCATTCTGCAATTATTCGGATTTCCTGAAATCTCCTGGTATTCAGAAGCCAAGTATTGGCCACTTATTTTAATACTGGTCTATATCTGGAAAACCGCGGGTTACTCTTCCATTGTATATATGGCTAGCATTGCCGGTATGGATAAGAGTATATATGAAGCGGCGAAAATAGACGGGGCAGGAAAAATAAGACAAATCAAGGAAATCACCATCCCCTTGCTAAAGCCGACGATCATTATTATGACGTTGTTAGCTGTTGGAAGAATAATGAATTCTGATTTTGGGTTGTTTTATCAGGTACCCATGAACTCTGGGGCACTTTACAGTACAACTCAGACCATAGATACCTTCGTATATCGAGCTATGATGCAGTTGAACGACACAGGAATGGCAGCTGCCTCTGGATTATATCAATCCCTGATCGGTTTTATGTTAGTAATGGTAGCAAACGGGATTGTAAGAAAAATCGATTCAGACAACTCATTGTTTTAGGAGGCAGAATAAATGACAGAACTAAAAACCCGGGGAGAGAAAGGGTTCGCTATATTTGCTGAAGCAGTCATTGTTCTTCTTGTGTTACTTAGTATCGCACCCATTTTATTAATATTTATTGCTTCGATTACCCAAGAGAATTCTCTCATTTCAAATGGATACAGCTTTTTCCCGAAAGCTTTGAGTCTTGACGCTTACTCGTATCTTTTAGGAGATTTCAAAACCATTTTAAGAGCTTACGGCATTTCCATTTTAGTCACGGCAGCAGGTACCCTCTTGGGCGTATTGATTACGGCTATGTTGGCGTATCCGATATCAAGAAGTGATTTTAAATATGGCCGCATCATTGCATTTCTTGTTCTTTTCACGATGCTGTTTAGTGGGGGGATTGCGCCTGCATATATTATGTGGACAAGAATATTCCATATCAAGAACACCATTCTAGCCTTGGTTCTACCTAACTATCTAATGAATGCCTTCAATGTCTTTCTAATGACAAATTATTATCGGAACAATATACCGGGCGCCTTGATTGAATCGGCCCAAATCGACGGAGCGAAAGAGCTGAAGATTTTCTTCAGAATAATCCTCCCTCTATCTGTGCCAGCCATAGCGACCATAGGGATATTCACAGGTCTTGCGTATTGGAATGATTGGATCAACGGCCTGTACTATATTACCCAACCGCAGCTCTTCGGCATTCAAAATTTACTTGTAAGAATGATGGATAACATTCAATTCCTGAAATCAGGAGCTGCCGGCTCTGCTCTTGGCTCAGGAGCCGTACAACTTCCAAGCAATTCAGTGCGGATGGCGCTTGCTGTAATTGGAGTGCTTCCAATTGTGATCATCTTCCCATTCATGCAGAAATATTTTATCAAAGGTGTAGTTGTCGGGGCTGTCAAGGGATAAAAAACACTTCAGAACATTGAACCGGGGGAGAGGGATTTTTATGAAAGTCCAGCAGGTTATTGATACTATATTGGATCGGTTTGGCGGAATTAAGTTTGAGCACACCTGCGACCAGCTTATGAGCGGAAGCTTTGATACAGAAGTTACCGGAATTGCAACAACGTTTATGGCTACCGTAGATGTCATTAATCAAGCTATTGAACGCGGTGCCAACTTCATTATTACGCATGAGCCCACTTATTACACCGGCCGCGATACAACCGATTGGCTGAATAACGACCCTGTATATGAGCAGAAAAAGAAGCTGCTTGATGACCATGGTATTGCAATTTGGCGTTTCCATGACCATATGCATGCAGCACCTACGGACCTGATTTATGACGGGTTGATGAAGGAAATCGGCTGGGAACCGTACTTAGTAAAAGATCAGAAGTTCCCTTATTGTTACCAAATTCCAGAGATGTCCTTAAAACAATTGAGCGCCATGTTTAAGGAAAAGCTTAACATGGATGTTATTCAAATTGTTGGTTCACCGGATACAAGGTGCAGAAGAGTTGGGATTTTGGTGGGTGGTGGAAGTCTGGGTCTGGGCACGGAAGAGATGCCAATGATTCTGATGAGAGAACAGAATCTTGATGTATTAGTGTGCGGCGACATTATCGAGTGGACACTATGCCCCTACGTCCGTGATGCTGCAGCCCTCGGCATGAACAAGGCGATGATTGTTCTGGGGCATGAGCGCAGTGAAGAGGCAGGAATGAAATACATGGCTGAATGGCTGACACCGATGCTGAGCAGCATTCCTGTTCACTTTGTAGATACGAAAGAACCGTTTATTTACTTGTAGAAAAAAGGCGGGTAGATGATGTCCTATCAAAATAGAGTATTACCTGAACTATTGGAGATTTTAAACAAAGCCCCAAAGATTGATTTGAATGAAGATATAGTTAGTATCAGGAAAATGGAACCGCCAGCTGCAGATCGTTCTCCTGAAGTGAAGATTACGACAAGGAACATTCAAGGTCCGGAATCTGAGCTGCTATTGAGAATTTACGAACCAGCGGACAGGAACGGAACTATCCTGCCGGCAGTTTACTGGATGCACGGTGGCGGATATATTCTGGGAAGCCCTGAAGGAGACGACGGGTTCTGTGAATACATGGTTAATGAATGCCAGTGTGTTGTTATCTCCGTTGACTATCGTCTTGCGCCTGAGCATCCCTTCCCTGCAGCTATAGAGGATTGTTATGCTGGCTTACAGTGGGTGTTTGCCCATGCGGAAGAATGTCAAATTGACCTCTCAAGAATTGCCATTGCAGGTGCCAGTGCCGGAGGCGGCTTGACCGCAGCGTTGTCCTTATTGGCGCGTGACCGGGGTGGACTGCAAATCGCTTTTCAAATGCCGCTGTATCCTATGCTTGATGATCGCAACGAAACTTCGTCAAGCTATGAAATTAACGAAGAGAATATGCCGAAAGCGTGGAATCGGGAGAGTAATCTGAAGGCTTGGGAATTATATCTGGGCCCAGACGCTGCAGCGGTGACTTCGCCATATGCTGCTCCAGGCAGAGCGGAAGAT contains these protein-coding regions:
- a CDS encoding EAL domain-containing protein, with translation MSKSNKSIVFIIALIVFGLLGNMLNLSLLLGVNFIFGSIFTFLILRIYGLKWALVASAIVNGYTLFLWNHPYAMFVFVLETLFVGVFYRGKRIVLIDSLYWMILGMPLIWVFYRYALDMNFTASLLVVLKDAVNGILNVLISSLIFTYLPLIKWPSFQKRKMSSSLHDVLFNIFVTLTFITLLLVTVMIGHEQYHNMNEKIKSETERDSAIICDDLTEWGKVHVAAVNTLSMAAAENRMEKMDSLQRHVAYLLASYPDFITSYIADRNGVTKLFSPLLNDKGESTIGLSFSDRPYFEYMKEKHQSVVSDVFLGRGGVNEPIVVVGSPIMISGEFTGVAVGALNLNYVTTELKKLANNRLMNITIVDRHDKVIASTRDELAVMNLYNWAEGGEVSEIIDGLYYWFPDAVRNPMRRWGESSYFKIMTIPQMGDWSIIVETPIAPYRDRLYSYYIKIFSILLACGLIFIFISNVISGIIVRPIKLLTYTTTNLPEKIAKNQIVNWKGSFIQEINTLISNSRDTAARLQSMFAEIQLLAYYDSLTGLPNRVYFNQRLQAYLEEAGDYGHTAAVLFIDLDRFKMVNDTFGHTSGDQLLKLVVVRVQECLGQDAILSRMGGDEFIALLPNMTREQSEQIAQAVLAAFKIPISLSDHEVYTTPSIGISLFPRDGDSEMELIKNADQAMYMVKKTGRNGYSFYEGKLNTSLSNQMSLETMLHKALDNHEFELFYQPRMELKTGQIIGLEALIRWRHPVQGMISPAEFIPIAEESGLISPIGEWVLRTACSQNKAWQNEGYKPVCVSVNLSVRQFKDKDLVRNISGILNETQLDPRYLELEITENISMNNEEQVLSTLQEIRKLGVKISIDDFGTGYSSLNYLVNYPIDFLKIDQSFVRNIQSQSNDVSIVKAIIFIAHSIGLKVVAEGVETEDQLNLLRELECDDVQGYLISKPVQCEEVRNFL
- a CDS encoding histidine kinase, which produces MNTIVYRNSLVFKITAGTSVVMIVLFSVIITSNLFSLRVIRTNTVNSAMNEMKTYNRDINYSLNNALKDLNDAALNVNAFSELNSGSESKRYFAAVKLSDILTERISLSTITDTLAVYNKPFDSLILSSSSRVSTLEKVAVSDMIRTVLAQREYALHDKWFNVWINDQMFFYKGYNFSGTIIVSLVKADTLMSFVNVMEFNSDQLVVLTDLAGNPLYTAANGGLSGIAYPLPNGGSEVSKLYDKYIMVSTEQETSTTRLSTIIKEKSILLGLGYIQWIIAFLGIISLIIMPFVIFYLRKEIIVPIKALVVGTKRLEQGNLDYQVAEEGSSLEFRTLNHSFNSMVTEIKNLKISQYERKIELQKAELKYLQMQIRPHFFLNALTTIHSLTFKDKNEDIRAFIDALSNHLRYMFKGGLNKVTVSEEIEYIKNFFYMQEIRFPDSVFYVFDIEPSLMQKQIPQFIIHTFIENSFKHAMTLDEPLSLFIQIKRITDEGKEAMRIVIEDSGEGFPDEILEKVNKSDGVSSMDGYRIGISNIKRTLALLYGNSSLLRISNVESLGGRVEFIIPIDKEDQL
- a CDS encoding helix-turn-helix domain-containing protein — protein: MKLLIVEDDLLTAEVVRDSIDWKELGIHETVMVHNAAGAKKIFEEDTPDIVLCDIEMPKESGLELLKWVRSEHYTSEFIFLTNHENFHFVSLALEYTAIGYLTKPLNIEKIKIAVLKAAEKINLKNELHRYSEYGQYWLNNKRLILENFWRDLLFNKITPEPSVIEYEATKRNLSIDLKGHYRLVLVSVIKSENQGTSWDDSSFEYILTKISSEVILEELGLENVIFYVTDRNYYVSIIVSGVVTDQQIKERCEAFINTCKKYLRRMVACYISGTGKLKTLAESRRKLEEVDQNNFILRSKVFFEGDTDLLNFTGQYAPDIGTLREMFEKGEKLKIVNLIKNDLELLVAKNSLDASTMYSIHQDFMQIVYAFLYTKGIQAHRLFSDPLSKQLNHSANNSVFDMMKWVHFISTRTIDYVEEVKKSESIIDKAKQFIYEHYMEDITRNDVAASVFLTPEYFAKLFKAETGIVIKDFINQCRIGRAKELLLNSDISISEIAFQVGFDNFSYFSTVFKKITGVSPQIFRKEVGE
- a CDS encoding ABC transporter substrate-binding protein; translation: MRRTKRFQSVLLATALSASLLAACSNGNTQESGEDSKSKPDEIVYSFVTFNKIPESTQNVEEEINKITVPKINVKVKLKPLAISSYAQQVNLDIASGEKLDIFHTLGDLNQYISKNMALPLDDLLDKYGQETKSILGEDFLKSTQANGKTYAIPAYKGYALAPNLVYRKDIMEELGVSPSTITSIADLDALFAKLKAKYPDIVPIAPANQGISGVLNTLDNIDFLTDDMFKPTAVLVGDSTKVVNFYETEQFKEAIKIARDWYNKGYIQKDAATSNVLATELMSSDRGFSYIASYAGMESGAQISGMTGKPVDMVRLAQPYLSTTSVNAVSWAISANSANPEAAMKFLNLTYSDKEIVNLIVYGIEGESYKKIDADHVNFPDGSDANSVPYTAQLSSGIVGNMFNQFALEGQSMDDMKLMDSENKSSAKSKAFGFTFDSSSLKAEYSSVLNVINQYLPGLNCGVLDPDTELPNFIKALKDAGMDRIVAEKQKQLDAWLSQN
- a CDS encoding ABC transporter permease subunit, which produces MEKTAKRNSRKNTWSLLMLTLPGLAYLLINNYIPMAGVIIAFKSQNFAKGIFGGEWIGFENFAFLFKTKDAWIMTRNTILYNLAFIVIGTVCAIFLALLMTELTKKVFSKLYQNALILPSVISMVVVSYIAFSFLNSDSGLMNKSILQLFGFPEISWYSEAKYWPLILILVYIWKTAGYSSIVYMASIAGMDKSIYEAAKIDGAGKIRQIKEITIPLLKPTIIIMTLLAVGRIMNSDFGLFYQVPMNSGALYSTTQTIDTFVYRAMMQLNDTGMAAASGLYQSLIGFMLVMVANGIVRKIDSDNSLF
- a CDS encoding carbohydrate ABC transporter permease gives rise to the protein MTELKTRGEKGFAIFAEAVIVLLVLLSIAPILLIFIASITQENSLISNGYSFFPKALSLDAYSYLLGDFKTILRAYGISILVTAAGTLLGVLITAMLAYPISRSDFKYGRIIAFLVLFTMLFSGGIAPAYIMWTRIFHIKNTILALVLPNYLMNAFNVFLMTNYYRNNIPGALIESAQIDGAKELKIFFRIILPLSVPAIATIGIFTGLAYWNDWINGLYYITQPQLFGIQNLLVRMMDNIQFLKSGAAGSALGSGAVQLPSNSVRMALAVIGVLPIVIIFPFMQKYFIKGVVVGAVKG
- a CDS encoding Nif3-like dinuclear metal center hexameric protein, producing MKVQQVIDTILDRFGGIKFEHTCDQLMSGSFDTEVTGIATTFMATVDVINQAIERGANFIITHEPTYYTGRDTTDWLNNDPVYEQKKKLLDDHGIAIWRFHDHMHAAPTDLIYDGLMKEIGWEPYLVKDQKFPYCYQIPEMSLKQLSAMFKEKLNMDVIQIVGSPDTRCRRVGILVGGGSLGLGTEEMPMILMREQNLDVLVCGDIIEWTLCPYVRDAAALGMNKAMIVLGHERSEEAGMKYMAEWLTPMLSSIPVHFVDTKEPFIYL
- a CDS encoding alpha/beta hydrolase gives rise to the protein MSYQNRVLPELLEILNKAPKIDLNEDIVSIRKMEPPAADRSPEVKITTRNIQGPESELLLRIYEPADRNGTILPAVYWMHGGGYILGSPEGDDGFCEYMVNECQCVVISVDYRLAPEHPFPAAIEDCYAGLQWVFAHAEECQIDLSRIAIAGASAGGGLTAALSLLARDRGGLQIAFQMPLYPMLDDRNETSSSYEINEENMPKAWNRESNLKAWELYLGPDAAAVTSPYAAPGRAEDLTGLPPAYTFIGQLDPFRDETITYVARLAQAGVSVEFHLYPGCFHGFDAIFNDTEVSRQARSGCIEVLRKAFKQSNKE